A genome region from Thermoanaerobaculia bacterium includes the following:
- a CDS encoding RDD family protein: MSREPEEPFLFDLPLSGPPPALADAHRGESPARRGSRRSARPESLPLFDDDELPPSGSEPVASEPSYGARPPAAPRGPVPVPSPAAREAARNSGTGGSATSAMPAVAAATAAFAGSAADGPKALAPSAPIAPRLRAACGDVAILLGVGAVAAVGATLLGAELSLASLPALVVFLLSFSFLYCVVSLAFWGQTPGMAWSGLIARSEETEPLSFGQTALRWLGHWLTWMLLGLPGLLALSGRSLADRLSGSGTYETPFSGSTVA, encoded by the coding sequence ATGAGCCGCGAACCCGAAGAACCGTTTCTCTTCGACCTGCCGCTTTCCGGCCCACCGCCGGCGTTGGCGGACGCTCACCGGGGTGAGAGCCCGGCGCGCCGTGGATCGCGGCGCAGCGCGCGGCCGGAGTCGCTGCCGCTGTTCGACGACGACGAGCTCCCGCCGTCCGGCTCGGAGCCGGTCGCCTCCGAGCCGTCGTACGGGGCGAGGCCTCCCGCTGCGCCTCGCGGACCCGTTCCGGTACCAAGCCCGGCGGCGCGCGAAGCGGCTCGGAATTCCGGGACCGGCGGATCGGCGACTTCGGCGATGCCGGCTGTCGCAGCGGCCACGGCGGCATTCGCGGGGTCGGCCGCGGACGGCCCGAAGGCGCTGGCGCCCTCGGCTCCGATCGCGCCCCGGCTGCGTGCCGCGTGCGGGGATGTCGCGATCCTGCTCGGTGTCGGCGCTGTCGCCGCTGTCGGGGCGACACTCCTCGGCGCCGAGCTCAGCCTGGCCTCGCTGCCCGCACTGGTGGTCTTCCTGCTCTCGTTCTCGTTCCTCTACTGTGTGGTCTCGCTCGCCTTCTGGGGGCAGACGCCGGGAATGGCCTGGTCGGGTCTGATCGCGCGCAGCGAAGAGACGGAACCGCTCTCGTTCGGCCAGACGGCGCTGCGCTGGCTCGGCCACTGGCTGACCTGGATGCTGCTCGGGCTGCCCGGATTGCTCGCCCTCTCGGGCCGTTCGCTCGCCGACCGGCTGAGCGGCTCGGGCACCTACGAGACGCCGTTTTCCGGTTCGACGGTCGCCTGA